The Pseudomonas iranensis genome includes a window with the following:
- a CDS encoding ATP phosphoribosyltransferase regulatory subunit, protein MATVDRWLLPDGIEEVLPPEAARIEVARRQVLDLFQSWGYEFVVTPHIEYLESLLTGAGQDLDLRTFKVIDPQSGRQMGFRADITPQVARIDAHTLRREGPSRLCYAGSVLHAQPRALSSSRSPIQLGAELYGDASPSSDVEVISLMLAMLQLADVPDVHMDLGHVGIYRGLARAAGLSGEVEQQLFDALQRKAIDEVITLTEGLPADLSGMLRALVDLCGGREVLSAARERLANAPAPVLAALEDLLAIAERLSVRFPQLPLYFDLGELRGYHYHTGVVFAVFVPGVGQSIAQGGRYDDIGADFGRARPATGFSTDLKTLVTLGRAEIELPSGGIWMPDSTDAALWQQVCQLRSEGQRVVQALPGQPLAAARDADCDRQLIQQNGLWQVSPLAS, encoded by the coding sequence ATGGCAACGGTAGACCGCTGGCTGCTGCCAGATGGCATCGAAGAAGTACTGCCACCGGAGGCGGCGCGCATTGAAGTCGCGCGTCGTCAGGTGTTGGATCTGTTCCAGAGCTGGGGTTACGAGTTCGTCGTGACTCCCCATATCGAGTACCTGGAATCCCTGCTGACCGGCGCGGGCCAGGACCTGGATCTGCGTACCTTCAAGGTCATCGACCCGCAATCGGGCCGGCAGATGGGTTTCCGTGCCGACATCACGCCGCAAGTGGCGCGCATCGATGCGCACACCCTGCGTCGCGAAGGCCCCAGCCGTCTGTGCTACGCCGGCAGCGTCCTGCATGCCCAGCCGCGTGCATTGTCGTCCTCGCGCAGCCCGATCCAGCTGGGCGCCGAGCTGTACGGCGACGCCAGCCCGAGCAGCGATGTCGAAGTCATCAGTCTGATGCTGGCCATGCTGCAACTGGCCGATGTGCCGGACGTGCACATGGACCTCGGCCATGTCGGCATCTACCGTGGTCTGGCGCGTGCCGCCGGTCTGTCCGGTGAAGTCGAGCAGCAGTTGTTCGATGCCCTGCAGCGCAAGGCCATCGATGAAGTGATTACCCTGACCGAAGGCCTGCCGGCCGATCTGTCGGGCATGCTGCGCGCACTGGTTGATCTGTGTGGCGGCCGTGAAGTGTTGAGCGCTGCCCGCGAGCGTCTGGCCAATGCGCCGGCGCCGGTGCTGGCGGCGCTGGAAGATCTGCTGGCGATCGCCGAACGTCTTTCCGTGCGCTTCCCTCAGCTGCCGCTGTATTTCGACCTGGGCGAGTTGCGCGGCTACCACTACCACACCGGTGTGGTGTTCGCGGTGTTCGTGCCGGGCGTTGGCCAGTCCATCGCTCAGGGCGGTCGTTACGATGACATCGGTGCCGACTTCGGTCGCGCCCGTCCGGCGACTGGTTTCTCTACCGATTTGAAAACCCTGGTGACCCTGGGGCGTGCTGAGATCGAGCTACCGTCTGGCGGTATCTGGATGCCTGACAGTACGGATGCGGCACTCTGGCAGCAGGTTTGCCAGTTGCGCAGTGAGGGTCAGCGTGTCGTTCAGGCCTTGCCTGGACAACCTTTGGCCGCCGCCCGTGATGCGGACTGCGACCGGCAATTGATTCAGCAGAACGGGCTTTGGCAAGTATCGCCATTGGCTTCTTGA
- a CDS encoding adenylosuccinate synthase translates to MGKNVVVLGTQWGDEGKGKIVDLLTEHAAAVVRYQGGHNAGHTLVIDGEKTVLHLIPSGVLREGVQCLIGNGVVVAPDALLREITKLEEKGVPVRERLRISPSCPLILSFHVALDQAREKARGELKIGTTGRGIGPAYEDKVARRGLRVGDLLNMPRFEDKLRELVDYHNFMLVGYYKEPAIEFEKTLAECKEYAELLKPLMLDVTAELHDLRRAGKDIMFEGAQGSLLDIDHGTYPYVTSSNTTAGGVATGSGVGPMFLDYILGITKAYTTRVGSGPFPTELFDEVGAHLAKQGHEFGATTGRARRCGWFDAVILRRAIDVNSISGICLTKLDVLDGLETINICVGYKDAQGNAVAPTDADSYVGLQPVYEEVPGWSESTVGAKTLEELPANARAYIKRVEELIGAPIDIISTGPDRNETIVLRHPFA, encoded by the coding sequence ATGGGTAAGAATGTCGTAGTCCTGGGCACCCAGTGGGGTGATGAGGGCAAAGGCAAGATCGTTGATCTGCTGACCGAACATGCTGCCGCCGTAGTGCGCTACCAGGGTGGCCACAACGCGGGTCACACGCTGGTGATCGACGGCGAGAAAACCGTCTTGCACCTGATTCCTTCGGGCGTGCTGCGCGAAGGCGTGCAATGCCTGATCGGCAACGGCGTGGTGGTTGCACCTGACGCCCTGCTGCGCGAGATCACCAAGCTGGAAGAGAAAGGCGTACCAGTGCGCGAGCGCCTGCGTATCAGCCCGTCCTGCCCGCTGATCCTGTCCTTCCACGTCGCGCTGGACCAGGCCCGTGAAAAGGCCCGTGGCGAGCTGAAGATCGGTACCACCGGTCGCGGCATCGGCCCGGCTTACGAAGACAAGGTTGCCCGTCGTGGCCTGCGTGTCGGCGACCTGCTGAACATGCCGCGCTTCGAAGACAAGCTGCGTGAACTGGTGGATTACCACAACTTCATGCTGGTCGGTTACTACAAAGAACCAGCCATCGAATTCGAAAAGACCCTGGCCGAGTGCAAGGAATACGCTGAGCTGCTCAAGCCGCTGATGCTCGACGTGACTGCCGAGCTGCACGATCTGCGTCGTGCCGGCAAGGACATCATGTTCGAAGGCGCGCAAGGTTCGTTGCTCGACATCGACCACGGCACCTACCCGTACGTGACCAGCTCCAACACCACCGCTGGTGGCGTGGCGACCGGTTCGGGCGTGGGTCCGATGTTCCTCGACTACATCCTGGGCATCACCAAGGCCTACACCACGCGCGTCGGTTCCGGTCCGTTCCCGACCGAGCTGTTTGACGAAGTCGGTGCGCACCTGGCCAAGCAGGGTCACGAGTTCGGCGCTACCACCGGCCGTGCCCGTCGTTGCGGCTGGTTCGACGCCGTCATCCTGCGTCGCGCTATCGATGTGAACAGCATCTCGGGCATCTGCCTGACCAAGCTGGACGTACTCGACGGTCTGGAAACCATCAACATCTGCGTCGGCTACAAAGACGCGCAGGGCAATGCCGTTGCGCCGACCGATGCTGACAGCTACGTAGGCCTGCAGCCGGTGTACGAAGAAGTACCGGGCTGGAGCGAATCGACCGTGGGCGCCAAGACCCTGGAAGAGCTGCCGGCCAATGCTCGTGCCTACATCAAACGCGTTGAAGAGTTGATCGGCGCGCCGATCGACATTATTTCGACGGGCCCGGACCGCAACGAAACCATCGTTCTGCGTCATCCGTTTGCTTGA
- a CDS encoding methyl-accepting chemotaxis protein, with the protein MSAVLSLLQSRLLRPVFVTLGIALLVQVLVAVALTRSTVTALEADLAVRLGADSQKLSGELEQAGREVTSSLDALSASTRQRLTAGLSARLKEEQAQLRTTLEKDLKDSANDMAQLLASVAPRAMWDSDVPTLSEFARRAQRNPNVLFVVYDDATGQHLTRYLNRENPINKALLEKGQGERALDKVLDAAKNDPSVYYLEASINPNGVEIGKVLMGVSTASVESDLAELDKRFLALIASSDQLVGDSLKGAAADSAKAMQARLQSAQGTAGEMKANTAQTVQEAAATLRWRIGVGLALVGCGVLLLLAVVLGHRVVNRLKMLNAAMDDLAAGEGDLTKRVQINSKDEIGDMASAVNRFVDKLQPIVREAGDVAQRTGVEIGAMTLRNAGADAAAGMQRDEVAESLRALSQMADEAQSESQAMQAALKQVVDIRQATDENTRTSAKVGSLIEALAGQVDTGAKVIERLAQQSEQIEVVLTVIHGIAEQTNLLALNAAIEAARAGETGRGFAVVADEVRALASKTQSSTGDIQAHIVALQQGAREAVEAIGQAGRQASEGLLVLRDSARLQQSVQASVEQVHAAIGLATQAAAHQAQGAQAVRGRVETIHAQAEKAAQAVVETTASGKVLDGLAAQLKASLGQFRA; encoded by the coding sequence GTGTCAGCCGTTCTCTCACTGTTACAAAGCCGTTTGTTGCGGCCGGTGTTCGTTACCCTTGGTATCGCCCTTTTGGTGCAGGTGTTGGTGGCGGTTGCCCTGACGCGGAGCACGGTGACCGCGCTGGAAGCCGATCTGGCCGTGCGCCTGGGTGCCGACAGCCAGAAACTCTCCGGTGAGCTGGAGCAGGCCGGGCGTGAAGTCACTTCAAGTCTTGATGCGTTATCGGCCAGCACTCGTCAGCGCCTCACGGCTGGCCTGTCGGCGCGCCTCAAAGAAGAGCAGGCGCAACTGCGAACGACGCTGGAAAAGGACCTGAAGGATTCGGCCAACGACATGGCGCAGTTGCTTGCATCCGTAGCGCCGCGTGCCATGTGGGACAGCGACGTGCCGACGCTCTCGGAGTTCGCCCGCCGCGCCCAGCGCAATCCCAACGTGTTGTTCGTGGTGTATGACGACGCCACCGGCCAGCATCTGACCCGTTATCTCAACCGTGAAAACCCGATCAACAAGGCCTTGCTGGAAAAAGGTCAGGGCGAGCGTGCGCTGGATAAAGTGCTGGATGCGGCGAAAAACGATCCTTCGGTTTACTACCTCGAAGCCTCGATCAATCCCAACGGCGTGGAAATCGGCAAAGTGCTGATGGGCGTGTCCACGGCCTCGGTGGAAAGCGATCTGGCCGAGCTCGACAAGCGCTTCCTGGCGCTGATTGCCAGCAGCGATCAATTGGTCGGCGACAGCCTCAAAGGCGCAGCCGCGGACAGCGCCAAGGCAATGCAGGCGCGTCTGCAATCGGCGCAGGGCACCGCTGGCGAAATGAAAGCCAACACCGCGCAAACCGTTCAAGAGGCGGCCGCAACATTGCGCTGGCGCATCGGTGTCGGTCTGGCGCTGGTCGGTTGCGGCGTGCTGCTGTTGCTGGCCGTGGTGCTCGGTCATCGCGTGGTCAATCGCCTGAAAATGCTCAATGCGGCAATGGACGATCTGGCAGCAGGCGAGGGCGACCTGACCAAGCGTGTGCAGATCAACAGCAAGGATGAAATCGGCGACATGGCCTCAGCGGTCAATCGCTTTGTGGATAAATTGCAGCCGATCGTGCGCGAGGCGGGCGATGTCGCGCAGCGCACTGGCGTGGAAATCGGCGCGATGACTTTGCGCAACGCTGGCGCCGATGCCGCTGCCGGAATGCAGCGCGATGAAGTGGCGGAAAGCCTGCGCGCGCTGTCGCAAATGGCGGACGAGGCGCAGTCGGAAAGTCAGGCGATGCAGGCGGCGCTGAAGCAGGTTGTCGATATTCGTCAGGCCACCGATGAGAACACCCGGACTTCGGCGAAGGTTGGCAGCCTGATCGAAGCGCTGGCCGGGCAGGTCGATACCGGGGCGAAAGTCATTGAGCGACTGGCGCAGCAGAGCGAGCAGATCGAAGTGGTATTGACGGTAATCCACGGAATCGCCGAACAGACCAACCTGCTGGCATTGAACGCTGCGATCGAGGCGGCGCGGGCCGGTGAGACTGGGCGTGGATTCGCTGTGGTCGCGGATGAAGTGCGCGCCCTGGCGAGCAAAACGCAGAGCTCCACCGGCGATATTCAAGCGCACATCGTCGCTCTGCAACAGGGCGCACGTGAGGCAGTCGAGGCGATTGGTCAGGCCGGACGACAGGCCAGCGAAGGTTTGCTGGTCTTGCGCGACAGTGCGCGCTTGCAGCAATCGGTGCAGGCTTCGGTCGAGCAGGTGCATGCGGCGATCGGTCTGGCGACGCAAGCAGCAGCGCATCAGGCGCAGGGTGCACAGGCAGTGCGTGGGCGGGTCGAGACGATTCATGCCCAAGCCGAGAAAGCGGCGCAAGCGGTAGTGGAGACCACGGCCAGTGGCAAGGTGCTGGATGGTCTGGCGGCGCAGTTGAAGGCTAGCCTGGGACAGTTCCGCGCTTAG
- a CDS encoding ABC transporter permease, whose amino-acid sequence MAASLSAPAARGGYVPRRKRPSIWLVLPVLLLVVMSLLPLAYVGLKAWQAGWAEALHLLWRPYVFGLLRNTLALMVGVTVTCAVIGLSLAWLLERSNLPGRRLWGVILCLPFAVPAFVSSFTWVSLSAQFEGLGGAILVMSLSKYPLIFLPVAATLRNLDPSLEESARTLGQNRWGVFFRVTLPLLWPSLLAGSLLIALHMLVEFGALSIIGLQTFTTAIYQQFELEFSNANAAMLSAVLLALCLLLLWLELRVRGKGRHVRTGQGAARQAEQVKLGPWAAAGQLYCLLLAIIGSGVPLGMLAYWLAVGSSAAFPVAAITEALLSSLALSLGGAALCLVLAVPVGLLVVRYKGRLAIWAERLPYLLHALPGLVIALTLVYFALHYVPVLYQTSGLLLIAYALLFLPLAQAPIRTALNKAAPQLEEAARTLGASSFTAFCRVTLPIIFPALGAAFALVFLDAMKELTATLLLSPTGLNTLATEVWAHTANVEFAAAAPYAALLIVVSGLPVYLLTTRMYLSR is encoded by the coding sequence ATGGCAGCATCGTTATCGGCCCCCGCCGCGCGCGGGGGTTACGTGCCACGACGTAAAAGACCGTCAATCTGGCTGGTGCTGCCGGTATTGCTGCTGGTGGTCATGAGCCTGCTGCCACTGGCCTATGTCGGACTGAAAGCCTGGCAAGCCGGATGGGCCGAGGCGCTGCACCTGCTGTGGCGCCCGTATGTGTTTGGCCTGCTGCGCAACACCTTGGCATTGATGGTCGGCGTGACGGTCACCTGCGCAGTGATCGGTCTGTCGCTGGCGTGGCTGCTGGAACGCAGCAACCTGCCGGGTCGACGCCTGTGGGGCGTGATCCTGTGCCTGCCGTTTGCGGTGCCGGCGTTTGTCAGCAGCTTCACCTGGGTCTCGCTCAGCGCGCAATTCGAAGGCCTCGGCGGGGCGATTCTGGTGATGAGCCTGTCGAAGTATCCGCTGATCTTTCTGCCGGTTGCCGCCACCCTGCGCAATCTCGATCCCTCCCTGGAAGAATCCGCCCGCACGCTGGGACAGAATCGCTGGGGCGTGTTTTTCCGCGTCACCCTGCCGCTGCTGTGGCCATCGCTGCTGGCCGGTTCGCTGCTGATTGCCCTGCACATGCTGGTGGAATTCGGCGCGCTGTCGATCATTGGCCTGCAAACCTTTACCACGGCGATCTACCAGCAATTCGAACTGGAATTCAGCAACGCCAATGCTGCGATGCTTTCGGCGGTGTTGCTGGCGCTGTGTCTGCTGCTGTTGTGGCTGGAACTGCGGGTGCGTGGCAAGGGCCGGCATGTGCGCACCGGCCAGGGCGCGGCGCGACAGGCTGAGCAAGTGAAGCTTGGGCCATGGGCGGCGGCAGGTCAGTTGTATTGCCTGTTGCTGGCGATTATCGGCAGCGGCGTTCCGCTGGGGATGTTGGCCTACTGGCTGGCGGTCGGTTCGTCGGCGGCGTTCCCGGTAGCAGCGATCACCGAGGCGCTGTTGTCATCGCTGGCATTGTCATTGGGCGGCGCGGCGCTGTGCCTGGTATTGGCAGTACCGGTCGGACTGCTGGTGGTGCGCTATAAAGGCAGATTGGCAATCTGGGCCGAACGCCTGCCTTATCTGCTGCACGCGCTGCCGGGCCTGGTGATTGCGTTGACGCTGGTGTATTTCGCCCTGCATTACGTGCCGGTGCTGTATCAGACGTCAGGCTTGCTGCTGATCGCCTACGCGCTGCTGTTCCTGCCATTGGCGCAGGCGCCGATCCGTACCGCGCTGAACAAGGCTGCACCGCAGCTGGAAGAAGCGGCGCGGACATTAGGCGCATCGTCGTTCACGGCGTTTTGCCGGGTGACCTTGCCGATCATTTTCCCGGCACTGGGCGCAGCGTTTGCGCTGGTGTTTCTTGATGCGATGAAGGAATTGACGGCAACGTTGCTGCTCAGCCCTACTGGACTCAATACATTGGCGACCGAAGTCTGGGCGCACACGGCGAATGTCGAGTTTGCGGCGGCGGCGCCTTATGCGGCGTTGTTGATTGTGGTCTCGGGGTTGCCGGTTTATCTGCTGACGACGCGGATGTATCTGAGCCGCTGA
- a CDS encoding extracellular solute-binding protein gives MTFRNTLRRGLTFTLLGLALATPLTQAADAVSLTLYNGQHKEVGDAIAKAFEAKTGIHVNVRKGSSNQLASQIIEEGDRSPADVIYTEESPPLNNLGEQGLLAKADDATLAVLPEKYVAANGTWIGVTARVRVVAFNPKLIDEKDLPKSVMEFSEPQWQGKVGFVPTSGAFQEQAVAIIKLHGRDAAEEWLTGLRAFGKTYSNNMVALKAVENGEVATVLVNNYYWFALQREKGKLDSKLHYFTGGDAGGLITVSSAAVLKSSKHPKEAQQFLAFMASEEGQRVITQTTAEYPLHKGMESDRGLKPFSELEAPNVTPADLGNAEEALELEREVGLN, from the coding sequence ATGACGTTTCGAAATACCCTGCGCCGAGGCCTGACCTTCACCCTCCTCGGCCTGGCGCTCGCCACTCCCCTCACCCAGGCTGCCGATGCGGTCTCCCTGACTCTCTACAACGGCCAGCACAAGGAAGTCGGCGACGCGATTGCCAAGGCTTTCGAAGCCAAGACCGGCATCCACGTCAACGTGCGCAAAGGCAGCAGCAACCAGCTCGCGAGCCAGATCATCGAAGAAGGCGACCGCTCGCCCGCCGATGTGATCTACACCGAAGAGTCGCCACCGCTGAATAACCTTGGTGAACAGGGCCTGCTGGCCAAGGCCGATGACGCGACACTGGCGGTTCTGCCGGAAAAATATGTAGCAGCAAACGGTACCTGGATTGGCGTTACCGCGCGCGTGCGCGTGGTCGCGTTCAATCCGAAACTGATCGATGAAAAAGACCTGCCGAAATCGGTGATGGAATTCTCCGAGCCGCAGTGGCAAGGCAAGGTCGGCTTCGTTCCGACCAGTGGCGCCTTCCAGGAGCAGGCCGTAGCAATCATCAAACTGCACGGTCGTGACGCTGCCGAAGAATGGCTGACCGGTCTGCGCGCGTTCGGCAAGACCTACAGCAACAACATGGTCGCACTCAAAGCTGTGGAAAACGGCGAAGTCGCTACCGTACTGGTGAACAACTACTACTGGTTCGCCCTGCAACGCGAGAAAGGCAAGCTCGACTCCAAGCTGCATTATTTCACCGGCGGCGACGCTGGCGGCTTGATCACCGTGTCCAGTGCTGCCGTGCTGAAATCCAGCAAACATCCAAAAGAAGCCCAGCAATTCCTCGCCTTCATGGCCAGCGAAGAAGGTCAGCGCGTGATCACTCAGACCACCGCCGAATACCCGCTGCACAAAGGCATGGAATCGGATCGCGGCCTCAAGCCGTTCAGCGAACTGGAAGCGCCGAACGTCACTCCGGCGGATCTGGGCAATGCTGAAGAAGCGCTGGAGCTGGAACGCGAAGTTGGCCTGAACTGA
- the rnr gene encoding ribonuclease R, with the protein MADWQSLDPEAAREAEKYENPIPSRELILAHLADRGSPAAREQLVEEFGLTTEDQIEALRRRLRAMERDAQLIYTRRGTYAPVDKLDLILGRISGHRDGFGFLVPDDGSDDLFMSPAQMRLVFDGDRALARVSGLDRRGRREGVIVEVVSRAHETIVGRYFEEGGIGFVVADNPKIQQEVLVTPGRNANAQIGQFVEVKITHWPTPRFQPQGDVVEVVGNYMAPGMEIDVALRTYDIPHVWPEAVVKEAARLKPEVEEKDKEKRIDLRHLPFVTIDGEDARDFDDAVYCEAKPGKLRLFSGGWKLYVAIADVSSYVKIGSALDNEAQVRGNSVYFPERVIPMLPEQLSNGLCSLNPQVDRLAMVCEMTISKSGEMTDYCFYEAVIHSHARLTYNKVSAMLETPKATEARKLRGEYTDVVPHLKQLYALYKVLLAARHVRGAIDFETQETRIIFGSERKIAEIRPTVRNDAHKLIEECMLAANVATAEFLKKHEIPALYRVHAGPPPERLEKLRAFLGELGLSLHKGKDGPSPKDYQALLASIKDRPDFHLIQTVMLRSLSQAVYSAENDGHFGLNYEAYTHFTSPIRRYPDLLTHRAIRSVIHSKQDTPHVRRAGAMTIPKARIYPYDEAALEQLGEQCSMSERRADEATRDVVNWLKCEFMKDRVGESFPGVITAVTGFGLFVELTDIYVEGLVHVTALPGDYYHFDPVHHRLAGERTGRSFRLGDTVEVRVMRVDLDERKIDFEMAEKTISAPIGRKKRGAEPAAPAAKAAEEKAPAKTASRRPAKEKVAEAYRPSDAVAKNAELRKSRELKKALLADAKNGGKAASGGKTGRSAPDRATDGKPAKPSKHRKGPPKAGSAPAKSGGARKPKAKS; encoded by the coding sequence ATGGCCGATTGGCAGTCCCTCGATCCCGAGGCCGCTCGTGAAGCGGAAAAATACGAAAACCCTATTCCCAGCCGCGAACTGATCCTGGCGCACCTCGCCGATCGGGGTTCGCCTGCTGCCCGCGAGCAACTGGTCGAAGAGTTTGGTCTGACCACGGAAGACCAGATCGAGGCCCTGCGCCGCCGCTTGCGCGCCATGGAGCGCGACGCTCAACTGATCTACACCCGCCGCGGCACCTACGCGCCGGTGGACAAGCTCGACCTGATTCTCGGCCGCATCAGCGGTCACCGTGACGGTTTCGGCTTCCTGGTGCCGGACGACGGCAGCGACGATCTGTTCATGAGCCCGGCGCAAATGCGTCTGGTGTTCGATGGTGACCGTGCGCTGGCCCGGGTTTCCGGTCTCGACCGTCGTGGTCGCCGTGAAGGTGTGATCGTCGAAGTGGTGTCCCGCGCTCACGAAACCATCGTTGGTCGCTACTTCGAAGAAGGCGGCATCGGTTTCGTGGTTGCCGACAATCCGAAGATCCAGCAGGAAGTGCTGGTCACTCCGGGCCGCAACGCCAACGCGCAGATCGGTCAGTTCGTCGAAGTGAAAATCACCCACTGGCCAACGCCGCGCTTCCAGCCGCAAGGCGATGTGGTCGAAGTGGTCGGCAACTACATGGCGCCGGGCATGGAAATCGATGTTGCCCTGCGCACTTACGACATTCCGCACGTCTGGCCTGAAGCGGTTGTGAAAGAAGCCGCCAGGCTCAAGCCGGAAGTTGAAGAAAAAGACAAAGAGAAGCGCATCGACTTGCGCCATCTGCCGTTCGTCACCATCGACGGCGAAGATGCCCGCGACTTCGATGACGCGGTCTACTGCGAAGCCAAACCGGGCAAGCTGCGTCTGTTCTCCGGTGGCTGGAAGTTGTACGTGGCGATTGCCGACGTCTCCAGCTACGTGAAGATCGGCTCGGCGCTGGACAACGAAGCTCAGGTTCGCGGTAACTCGGTGTATTTCCCCGAGCGCGTGATTCCGATGCTGCCCGAGCAACTGTCCAACGGCCTGTGCTCGCTGAACCCGCAAGTCGATCGTCTGGCCATGGTTTGCGAGATGACCATCTCCAAGTCCGGCGAAATGACCGACTACTGCTTCTATGAAGCGGTGATCCATTCCCACGCTCGTCTGACCTATAACAAGGTCAGCGCGATGCTGGAAACGCCGAAGGCGACCGAAGCGCGCAAATTGCGCGGCGAGTACACCGACGTCGTGCCGCACCTCAAACAGCTCTATGCCTTGTACAAGGTATTGCTGGCCGCCCGTCACGTGCGTGGCGCGATCGATTTCGAAACCCAGGAAACCCGGATCATCTTCGGCTCCGAGCGCAAGATCGCCGAAATCCGTCCGACGGTGCGCAACGATGCGCACAAGCTGATCGAAGAGTGCATGCTGGCGGCCAACGTGGCCACTGCCGAATTCCTCAAGAAGCACGAAATTCCTGCGCTGTATCGTGTTCACGCTGGTCCGCCGCCAGAGCGTCTGGAAAAGCTGCGCGCGTTTCTTGGTGAGCTCGGCCTGTCCCTGCACAAAGGCAAGGACGGTCCGTCGCCGAAGGATTATCAGGCCCTGCTGGCGAGCATCAAGGATCGTCCGGATTTCCACCTGATCCAGACCGTCATGCTGCGTTCGTTGAGTCAGGCGGTGTACAGCGCTGAAAACGACGGCCACTTCGGCCTGAATTACGAAGCCTATACCCACTTCACTTCGCCGATCCGTCGTTACCCGGACCTGCTCACGCACCGCGCGATTCGCAGCGTGATCCATTCGAAACAGGACACCCCGCACGTTCGTCGTGCCGGTGCGATGACCATTCCGAAAGCGCGCATCTATCCGTACGACGAAGCGGCGCTGGAGCAGCTTGGCGAGCAGTGCTCGATGAGCGAGCGCCGTGCCGACGAAGCGACCCGTGACGTGGTGAACTGGCTCAAGTGCGAGTTCATGAAGGATCGCGTCGGCGAATCGTTCCCGGGCGTGATTACCGCCGTTACCGGCTTTGGTCTGTTCGTCGAACTGACCGATATCTACGTCGAAGGCCTGGTGCATGTCACCGCGCTGCCGGGCGATTACTATCACTTCGATCCTGTGCATCACCGCTTGGCGGGCGAGCGCACCGGTCGCAGTTTCCGTCTTGGCGACACCGTTGAAGTGCGGGTCATGCGCGTCGACCTCGATGAGCGCAAGATCGACTTCGAGATGGCCGAGAAAACCATCAGCGCGCCGATCGGTCGCAAGAAACGTGGCGCCGAACCCGCTGCGCCTGCTGCCAAAGCTGCGGAAGAAAAGGCTCCAGCGAAAACCGCCAGCCGTCGTCCGGCCAAGGAAAAGGTCGCCGAAGCCTATCGCCCGAGCGATGCCGTGGCGAAAAACGCCGAGCTGCGCAAAAGCCGTGAATTGAAGAAGGCCTTGCTGGCCGATGCGAAAAACGGTGGTAAAGCGGCGTCCGGGGGAAAGACCGGACGGTCGGCGCCTGACAGGGCGACCGACGGCAAGCCAGCCAAGCCGAGCAAACACCGTAAGGGCCCGCCAAAAGCGGGTTCCGCTCCAGCCAAAAGTGGCGGGGCGCGTAAACCGAAGGCGAAGTCATGA
- the rlmB gene encoding 23S rRNA (guanosine(2251)-2'-O)-methyltransferase RlmB, giving the protein MSQLEKIYGVHAVEALLRHHPKRVKQIWLAESRNDPRVQTLVELANENRVQVGQAERREMDAWVEGVHQGVVAEVSPSQVWGEAMLDELLDRTEGAPLLLVLDGVTDPHNLGACLRSADAAGALAVIVPKDKSATLTPVVRKVACGAAEVIPLVAVTNLARTLEKLQQRGLWVVGTAGEAEVSIYDQDLTGPTILIMGAEGKGMRRLTREHCDYLVNLPMAGSVSSLNVSVATGVCLFEAQRQRGAKAKAAAKK; this is encoded by the coding sequence ATGAGTCAGTTGGAAAAGATCTACGGCGTTCACGCGGTAGAAGCGTTGCTGCGTCACCACCCCAAGCGCGTCAAACAGATCTGGCTGGCGGAAAGCCGCAACGATCCGCGCGTGCAGACGCTGGTCGAGCTGGCCAACGAAAACCGTGTTCAGGTCGGCCAGGCCGAGCGTCGCGAAATGGACGCCTGGGTTGAAGGCGTGCATCAGGGCGTTGTCGCTGAAGTCAGCCCAAGTCAGGTGTGGGGCGAGGCGATGCTCGACGAGCTGCTCGATCGCACCGAAGGCGCGCCGCTGTTGCTGGTGCTCGACGGCGTGACCGATCCGCACAACCTCGGCGCCTGCCTGCGTTCGGCCGATGCGGCCGGTGCGCTGGCGGTGATCGTGCCGAAGGACAAGTCGGCCACGCTGACGCCGGTGGTGCGTAAAGTCGCCTGCGGCGCCGCGGAAGTTATTCCGTTGGTGGCCGTGACCAACCTGGCGCGCACTCTGGAAAAGCTTCAGCAGCGCGGTTTGTGGGTGGTCGGCACGGCCGGTGAAGCCGAGGTCAGCATTTACGACCAGGACCTGACCGGTCCGACCATCCTGATCATGGGCGCCGAAGGCAAAGGCATGCGCCGCCTGACCCGCGAGCATTGCGACTATCTGGTGAACCTGCCGATGGCCGGCAGCGTCAGCAGCCTCAACGTCTCGGTCGCCACCGGCGTGTGCCTGTTCGAAGCCCAGCGCCAGCGCGGTGCGAAGGCCAAGGCTGCCGCGAAGAAATAA
- the rpsF gene encoding 30S ribosomal protein S6, which translates to MRHYEIIFLVHPDQSEQVGGMVERYTKLIEEDGGKIHRLEDWGRRQLAYAINNVHKAHYVMLNVECTGKALAELEDNFRYNDAVIRNLVIRRDEAVTGQSEMLKAEENRSERRERRDRPEHEGAEGTDSDDSDNSDNADE; encoded by the coding sequence ATGCGTCATTACGAAATCATCTTTCTGGTCCACCCGGATCAGAGCGAGCAAGTCGGCGGCATGGTTGAGCGTTACACCAAGCTGATCGAAGAAGACGGCGGCAAAATCCACCGTCTGGAAGACTGGGGCCGTCGTCAACTGGCCTACGCAATCAACAATGTTCACAAGGCTCACTACGTGATGCTGAACGTTGAGTGCACTGGCAAGGCCCTGGCCGAGCTGGAAGACAACTTCCGCTACAACGATGCAGTGATCCGTAACCTGGTCATCCGTCGCGACGAAGCCGTTACCGGCCAGTCCGAGATGCTCAAGGCTGAAGAAAACCGCAGTGAGCGCCGTGAGCGTCGCGACCGTCCTGAGCACGAAGGCGCCGAAGGCACCGACAGTGATGACAGCGACAACAGCGATAACGCTGACGAGTAA